The following proteins come from a genomic window of Melospiza georgiana isolate bMelGeo1 chromosome 3, bMelGeo1.pri, whole genome shotgun sequence:
- the LOC131081302 gene encoding gallinacin-4-like, whose product MKILPLLLVLLLVAFQGAAGRSLARPRRPYMECGYRGTFCHRGKCPRGNDYLGSCRSGYSCCRW is encoded by the exons ATGAAAATCCTTCCTTTGCTCCTTGTTCTCCTCTTGGTGGCatttcagggagctgcag gTAGAAGCTTGGCAAGACCCAGGAGGCCTTACATGGAGTGTGGCTATCGTGGGACCTTCTGCCACAGGGGGAAATGCCCTCGTGGCAATGATTACCTGGGCTCCTGTCGTTCTGGGTACAGCTGCTGTAGGTGGTAA
- the LOC131081303 gene encoding gallinacin-5-like gives MRILPVLCALLLLVLQGVTGLSPFGPSVQACERRGGFCSYRSCPQGIGRIGLCSDREFCCRM, from the exons ATGCGGATCCTGCCCgtcctctgtgctctgctcctcctggtgctccagggaGTGACAG ggctgtccccattTGGACCATCAGTCCAGGCGTGCGAGCGCCGTGGGGGATTCTGCTCCTACCGCTCCTGCCCGCAGGGGATCGGCCGCATCGGCCTCTGCTCCGACCGGGAATTCTGCTGTCGGATGTGA